From the genome of Pelobacter propionicus DSM 2379, one region includes:
- a CDS encoding TusE/DsrC/DsvC family sulfur relay protein gives MPYLEVDGNSIELNSQGFLLRQEEWNEAVARALAALENIPQLSEAHWRVIHCLRDYYQRFKVAPMYRKLARESGVTLDELEALFSCKTARTACKVAGLPKPAGCL, from the coding sequence ATGCCATACCTGGAAGTTGATGGAAACAGTATCGAACTGAACTCGCAGGGTTTCCTGCTCCGCCAGGAAGAGTGGAACGAGGCCGTGGCCCGCGCCCTGGCCGCTCTGGAAAACATCCCCCAACTGAGCGAGGCGCACTGGCGGGTGATCCACTGCCTGCGCGACTACTACCAGCGCTTCAAAGTCGCCCCCATGTACCGCAAGCTGGCTAGGGAGAGCGGCGTCACCCTGGATGAACTGGAGGCGCTTTTCTCCTGCAAGACCGCCAGGACAGCCTGCAAGGTGGCGGGACTGCCCAAACCGGCGGGGTGCCTGTAG
- a CDS encoding DVU_1555 family C-GCAxxG-C-C protein codes for MMIDDTTFTLMELSQKGYFCSQILLILALRNQGKENPDLVRALYGISKGTAGQLGTCGTLTGAACLLSLYAGKGSDDEQESELLPGMLEELWEWFEHTYTPLYGGITCAAILADGTQPRERCGAIVANVYNKCLEILVANGFDPSEGPTV; via the coding sequence ATGATGATTGATGACACCACCTTCACGCTAATGGAACTGAGCCAGAAAGGGTATTTCTGCAGCCAGATCCTGCTGATCCTGGCCCTGCGCAACCAGGGAAAGGAGAACCCCGACCTGGTGCGGGCACTCTACGGCATATCAAAGGGAACCGCCGGACAACTGGGCACCTGCGGCACGCTGACCGGCGCAGCCTGCCTGCTCTCCCTGTATGCCGGCAAGGGAAGCGACGACGAGCAGGAAAGCGAGCTGCTCCCCGGCATGCTGGAAGAACTCTGGGAGTGGTTCGAGCACACCTACACCCCCCTGTACGGCGGTATCACCTGTGCCGCAATCCTGGCCGACGGAACCCAACCGCGAGAGCGTTGCGGCGCGATCGTCGCCAATGTTTACAACAAGTGCCTGGAGATCCTGGTCGCCAACGGCTTCGACCCCAGCGAGGGCCCGACTGTGTAA
- a CDS encoding SpoIIE family protein phosphatase, with product MFGDRSIAFKLILVITLCTSLIFTVILGYSYYRSKSVLQRELENNARNLALSSVNRVEAVLASVTRVTEGLARSLENGRYSHRELLALLKDTLADNPEIYGSCAAFEPDTRESNARPYAPYFFRSRGKIAYNNEDSFQYLRQDWYQISRELGRTEWTEPYYGDNGSNILMASCSVPFHETSGGARRVKGVVVSDISLEWLTATVASIKVLKSGYAFLLSRNGTIVTHPSREMIMNETVFSLAEARNDPGLRALGRKMISGGSDFIPYTDLYGRRCWLYYAPIPSVGWTLAVVFPEAELLAQVRSLSLTGAIMGLAGILLLTLAVVFIARSITTPLRSLAAATHQLAAGNFDLELPLVRSNDEVGLLAHDFQAMKESLKDYIRNLTETTAAKERIQSELKVATDIQASLLPRIFPAFPERPEFDIFASMDPAKEVGGDFYDFFFIDDTNLCFLIADVSDKGVPAALYMMVAKTLLKSEAQRLGEPDKILSSVNNILAADNDSCMFATVFCAILDTTCGEVRFANAGHNPPLTIDSTGIGYLTLESGFVLGPMPDIVYTTQRLTMQPGDTLFLYTDGVTEAKNRKEELYGEPQLLDALRRGPRDDLTETIHFIRAEVTRHANGAPQSDDITMVAITYRGSGVTRGSA from the coding sequence ATGTTCGGCGATAGAAGCATTGCCTTCAAACTGATCCTGGTCATCACGCTCTGCACTTCCCTCATCTTCACCGTTATTCTGGGCTACAGCTACTACCGCTCCAAGAGTGTCCTGCAGAGAGAGCTGGAGAACAACGCCCGCAACCTGGCGCTGTCGTCGGTTAACAGGGTGGAGGCCGTACTCGCCTCGGTCACCAGGGTAACCGAGGGGCTGGCCCGTTCCCTGGAGAACGGCCGTTACAGTCACCGGGAGCTTCTCGCCCTGCTTAAGGACACACTGGCGGACAACCCCGAGATCTACGGTTCCTGCGCTGCCTTCGAGCCCGACACCCGCGAAAGCAACGCCCGCCCCTACGCCCCCTACTTCTTCCGGAGCCGGGGGAAGATCGCCTACAACAACGAGGACTCCTTCCAGTACCTGCGCCAGGACTGGTACCAGATCAGCCGGGAGTTGGGCAGAACGGAATGGACCGAGCCCTATTACGGCGACAACGGATCAAACATCCTCATGGCAAGCTGTTCCGTCCCCTTCCACGAGACCAGTGGCGGCGCCAGGCGTGTCAAGGGGGTGGTGGTTTCCGACATTTCCCTGGAGTGGCTGACCGCCACGGTGGCATCCATCAAGGTGCTCAAGAGCGGCTACGCCTTTCTCCTCTCCCGCAACGGCACCATCGTCACCCACCCTTCCCGGGAGATGATCATGAACGAGACCGTCTTCTCCCTGGCCGAGGCACGCAACGACCCGGGACTGCGGGCCCTGGGGAGGAAGATGATCAGCGGGGGCTCCGACTTCATCCCCTACACAGACCTGTACGGCAGGCGCTGCTGGCTCTACTACGCCCCGATCCCCTCCGTGGGCTGGACCCTGGCGGTGGTCTTTCCCGAGGCGGAGCTGCTGGCCCAGGTGAGAAGCCTGAGCCTGACCGGCGCAATCATGGGTTTGGCCGGCATCCTGCTTTTGACCCTGGCGGTGGTCTTCATCGCCCGCTCCATCACGACGCCGCTCCGTTCCCTGGCCGCGGCGACCCATCAACTGGCGGCGGGGAACTTCGACCTGGAACTCCCCCTGGTGCGCTCCAACGACGAGGTCGGGTTGCTGGCCCATGACTTTCAGGCCATGAAGGAGTCGCTCAAGGACTACATCAGGAATCTGACCGAGACCACCGCGGCCAAGGAACGCATCCAGAGCGAGCTCAAGGTGGCCACCGACATCCAGGCCAGCCTGTTGCCCCGCATTTTTCCCGCTTTTCCGGAACGCCCCGAGTTCGATATCTTCGCATCCATGGATCCGGCAAAGGAAGTCGGCGGTGACTTCTACGACTTCTTCTTCATCGACGACACCAATCTCTGCTTCCTGATTGCCGATGTTTCGGACAAGGGTGTACCGGCTGCACTGTACATGATGGTGGCCAAGACCCTGCTGAAGTCTGAGGCGCAGCGCCTGGGCGAGCCGGACAAAATTCTTTCATCCGTCAACAACATCCTGGCGGCGGACAATGACAGCTGCATGTTCGCCACGGTGTTCTGCGCCATCCTGGATACCACCTGCGGTGAGGTGCGCTTCGCCAATGCCGGACACAACCCGCCGCTGACAATCGACTCCACGGGGATAGGCTACCTCACCCTGGAATCGGGTTTCGTTCTGGGCCCCATGCCAGATATTGTCTACACAACCCAACGACTCACCATGCAGCCGGGAGACACGCTGTTTCTCTATACCGACGGCGTGACCGAGGCGAAAAACCGGAAGGAAGAACTGTACGGCGAGCCGCAGCTGCTTGATGCCCTGCGGCGTGGCCCCAGGGATGATCTTACGGAAACAATCCATTTCATCCGTGCCGAAGTCACGCGTCATGCCAATGGCGCGCCGCAATCGGACGACATCACCATGGTTGCGATTACCTACCGGGGAAGCGGTGTGACGCGAGGGTCGGCGTGA
- a CDS encoding ATP-binding protein: MIVATKHIAARVGNLDATNAFVEQCADRFGLDAKKRFGLQLVLEEAFVNICNHAYPQGEGNAEISCRNDGDAFVLEIVDQGQPFDVLSLPDPDLTLDVMEREIGGLGIHFIRTLSDSVSYRRENGRNILRMEFRRSPDYGS, from the coding sequence ATGATAGTGGCCACGAAGCACATTGCAGCAAGGGTCGGGAACCTCGACGCGACTAACGCATTCGTGGAACAGTGCGCCGACCGCTTCGGGCTGGACGCAAAGAAGCGGTTCGGACTGCAGCTGGTCCTCGAAGAAGCCTTCGTCAACATCTGCAACCATGCCTATCCCCAGGGAGAGGGGAACGCGGAAATCAGCTGCAGGAACGATGGCGACGCATTCGTGCTGGAAATCGTCGACCAGGGGCAGCCCTTCGATGTCCTGTCGCTCCCCGATCCTGACCTGACGCTTGATGTCATGGAGCGGGAGATCGGCGGCCTGGGGATTCACTTCATCCGCACGCTGTCGGACAGCGTCAGCTATCGCCGGGAAAACGGTCGCAACATCCTGCGCATGGAATTCAGACGCTCCCCGGATTACGGGAGCTGA
- a CDS encoding ABC transporter substrate-binding protein: MLTQAHAAVAETLKKASLLPLWSPQAQFAGYYTALERGIYRKHGIDLTIITGGPNRSPSAYLANGTADFTMLWLTTAMQQRSAGVRLVNIAQVVQNSSLMLVARKSSGIRTPADMNGKKIGLWGDPFAIPPTVFFTRQRLSVRTVPQSYTINLFLRGGIDVASAMWYNEYHTIINAGIDPDELSLFFFKDLGLNLPEDGLYALEKTVRRDPALVDSFVRATLEGWEYAFSHPDEALDIVIKQMRLARIPANRTHQKWMLERMRDLIAPRDGQALTGALNREDYQATGRILQKERMIRAIPDYDAFTRRPDVRR, translated from the coding sequence ATGCTCACGCAAGCCCACGCGGCCGTGGCGGAGACACTGAAAAAGGCCAGCCTGCTGCCGCTCTGGAGCCCCCAGGCCCAGTTCGCCGGGTATTACACCGCCCTGGAGCGGGGAATCTACCGCAAACACGGCATCGACCTGACCATTATCACCGGAGGACCGAACCGCTCCCCCAGCGCATACCTGGCCAACGGCACGGCCGATTTCACCATGCTCTGGCTGACCACGGCCATGCAGCAGCGCAGCGCAGGAGTGCGGCTTGTCAACATCGCCCAGGTGGTCCAGAACTCCTCCCTGATGCTGGTGGCCCGAAAATCCAGCGGCATCAGGACTCCTGCCGACATGAACGGCAAAAAGATCGGCCTCTGGGGGGACCCCTTTGCCATCCCCCCCACGGTATTCTTCACCAGGCAGCGATTGAGCGTGCGCACCGTTCCCCAATCCTACACCATCAACCTTTTCCTGCGCGGCGGCATCGATGTGGCCTCGGCCATGTGGTACAACGAGTACCACACCATCATCAATGCCGGCATCGACCCCGATGAGTTGAGCCTGTTCTTTTTCAAAGACCTGGGGCTGAACCTTCCCGAAGACGGCCTCTACGCCCTGGAGAAAACCGTGCGGAGAGATCCCGCCCTGGTGGACAGCTTCGTGCGGGCCACGCTGGAGGGATGGGAGTATGCCTTCAGCCATCCCGACGAGGCGCTGGACATCGTCATCAAACAGATGCGACTGGCCAGGATTCCCGCCAACCGCACGCACCAGAAATGGATGCTGGAGCGGATGCGCGACCTGATCGCCCCCCGGGACGGCCAGGCGCTGACCGGCGCACTGAACCGGGAGGACTACCAGGCTACCGGCCGGATTTTGCAAAAGGAGAGGATGATCCGCGCCATCCCCGACTACGATGCCTTTACCAGGAGGCCCGATGTTCGGCGATAG
- a CDS encoding acyl carrier protein has product MELIEELKQLMLEVGVEPAVVEQLDPSRLLAQQGVDSLDGPAFVMAVERRYGINISDADALRLKTLENFADRIGAGR; this is encoded by the coding sequence ATGGAACTGATCGAGGAACTGAAACAGCTGATGCTGGAGGTGGGTGTGGAGCCGGCCGTCGTGGAACAGCTGGACCCTTCCCGGCTACTGGCCCAGCAGGGGGTTGATTCCCTGGACGGCCCGGCTTTCGTCATGGCGGTGGAGCGACGCTACGGCATCAACATCAGCGACGCGGATGCACTGCGGCTGAAGACGCTGGAGAACTTCGCCGACCGCATCGGCGCCGGTCGATGA
- a CDS encoding (Fe-S)-binding protein, producing MKIPMLLATADEMRKIGITPVPEGKRVSAALQLLDQYRSFARQLSVMLESCTGCGACAQACHSYRGTDDHHNIPAARAGLMRRVYKRHFTWLGKALGIVGGAPQLDAQTLESWIDYFYQCTVCRRCATFCPLGIDTGEIVLAGRNILSQLGIAPSFMVTIARNELGAGNNTGIPQPAVLDSCAFLEQELRDETGLDIPIPVDKPDSDLLYLPSSSELFSNVETLMGAAKLFHALGVNWTISTTMLEAANYGFLFNLELMKEFNQRMRDTAARVGATTVVVGECGHGWRVARMCSEGANGPLPFNLVNVLDFMAERLSDLALRKLPLRATLHDSCNHARGTGLVDAPRRIMSACVEEFVEMSPNREKNFCCGGGSGLLMEEMLEIRMKLGKMKGEQIRRLLPLDYVAVACASCKAQLPLVLGHYGMEEVRSGGVIDLMGKALQLNRL from the coding sequence ATGAAGATTCCAATGCTTCTGGCCACAGCGGATGAGATGCGGAAGATCGGCATCACGCCGGTCCCCGAGGGAAAACGGGTAAGCGCCGCTCTGCAGCTGCTGGACCAGTACCGCTCCTTCGCCCGCCAGCTGTCGGTCATGCTGGAGAGCTGCACCGGCTGCGGCGCCTGCGCCCAGGCCTGCCACAGCTATCGGGGAACGGACGACCACCATAACATCCCGGCAGCCAGGGCCGGCCTGATGCGCCGGGTGTACAAACGGCACTTCACTTGGCTTGGAAAGGCGCTGGGCATAGTGGGCGGCGCTCCGCAGCTGGATGCGCAGACCCTGGAGAGCTGGATCGACTACTTCTACCAGTGCACGGTCTGCCGCCGCTGCGCCACATTCTGCCCCCTGGGGATCGATACCGGCGAGATCGTACTGGCGGGACGCAACATCCTCTCCCAGTTGGGAATCGCCCCCAGCTTCATGGTCACCATCGCCCGCAACGAACTGGGTGCCGGCAACAACACCGGCATCCCCCAGCCGGCCGTGCTGGACAGCTGCGCGTTTCTGGAGCAGGAGTTGCGGGACGAGACCGGCCTGGATATCCCCATCCCGGTGGATAAGCCGGACTCGGATCTGCTCTATCTCCCCTCCTCATCGGAACTGTTCAGCAACGTGGAGACCCTCATGGGTGCGGCCAAGCTGTTCCACGCCCTGGGGGTCAACTGGACTATCTCCACCACCATGCTGGAGGCGGCCAATTACGGCTTCCTCTTCAATCTGGAGCTCATGAAGGAGTTCAACCAGCGCATGCGCGACACCGCCGCCCGGGTCGGCGCCACCACGGTCGTGGTGGGAGAATGCGGACACGGCTGGCGGGTGGCACGCATGTGCTCCGAGGGCGCCAATGGGCCGCTCCCCTTCAACCTGGTGAACGTGCTGGACTTCATGGCCGAGCGACTGTCAGATCTAGCGCTGCGCAAACTTCCCCTGCGGGCCACCTTGCACGACTCGTGCAACCATGCCCGGGGCACGGGGCTGGTGGATGCACCGCGCAGAATCATGTCGGCCTGCGTGGAGGAGTTCGTGGAGATGAGCCCAAACCGGGAGAAGAACTTCTGCTGCGGCGGCGGATCGGGGCTCCTGATGGAGGAGATGCTGGAGATCCGCATGAAGCTGGGCAAGATGAAGGGGGAGCAGATCAGGCGCCTGCTCCCCCTGGATTACGTGGCGGTTGCCTGCGCCAGTTGCAAGGCCCAGTTGCCCCTGGTGCTCGGGCACTACGGCATGGAGGAGGTCAGGAGCGGCGGGGTGATCGACCTCATGGGAAAGGCGCTGCAGTTGAACCGGTTGTGA
- a CDS encoding STAS domain-containing protein codes for MEFKATTDQNATIITITGRLDAVTAPEYEKKIRELIDGGNLHFVVDFEQLDYISSAGLRGLLVTAKLLKAKKGQLRFANVTGTVKEVFDISGFNSIFQMDSSLAASLAALS; via the coding sequence ATGGAGTTCAAGGCAACAACGGACCAGAACGCGACCATCATAACCATAACCGGCAGGCTTGATGCCGTTACCGCCCCGGAGTATGAGAAAAAAATACGTGAGCTGATCGACGGCGGAAATCTCCATTTCGTGGTTGACTTTGAACAGCTCGATTACATCAGCAGCGCCGGGTTGCGGGGGCTGCTGGTAACGGCAAAACTGCTCAAGGCAAAAAAAGGGCAGCTGCGCTTTGCCAACGTCACCGGCACCGTCAAAGAGGTATTCGACATCTCCGGTTTCAACTCCATCTTCCAGATGGATTCATCGCTGGCCGCCTCCCTTGCCGCCCTCTCCTGA
- a CDS encoding respiratory nitrate reductase subunit gamma: MEHIFYGILPLAAVTLFFCASILRIAAWLWRPVPYQLTLFPVSTKRRGKLALAAGELFLFRTLFRENRLLWFLAWLLHLSLAMILAGHVLGISLLRGQFTALGASLETSALISRTLGGVAGAVMVSSLVALFCRRLLDRELRRLSEPLVWFDLLLLLSVASSGLGMYLPGFHPDLPAVRSWIASLFRFDSVPPPPNPLFTLHLSLAGFLLVYFPFSQLMHAAGALVNRAMLMEAAPTFPTPKDKHPRSPFAEKRAPGEESRQ, from the coding sequence ATGGAGCACATCTTCTACGGCATACTTCCCCTCGCGGCTGTTACGCTGTTCTTCTGCGCCAGCATCCTCCGCATCGCGGCCTGGCTCTGGCGGCCGGTCCCCTACCAGCTGACCCTCTTCCCGGTCTCGACGAAGCGGCGCGGGAAGCTGGCGCTGGCGGCCGGAGAGCTGTTCCTGTTCAGGACGCTCTTTCGCGAGAACAGGCTGCTCTGGTTCCTGGCTTGGCTGCTGCACCTCTCCCTGGCCATGATCCTCGCCGGGCACGTCCTGGGAATCTCCCTCCTGCGCGGCCAGTTCACCGCTCTGGGCGCTTCCCTGGAGACCAGCGCACTCATCTCCAGGACGCTGGGCGGAGTGGCCGGAGCAGTCATGGTTTCCTCGCTGGTCGCCCTCTTCTGCCGTCGCCTGCTGGACCGGGAACTGCGCAGGCTCTCCGAGCCTCTGGTCTGGTTCGACCTGCTGCTCCTGCTCTCCGTCGCCTCAAGCGGGCTCGGCATGTATCTGCCCGGCTTCCACCCTGACCTCCCGGCCGTCAGGTCCTGGATTGCATCACTCTTCCGCTTCGATTCCGTGCCGCCCCCCCCCAACCCGCTGTTCACGCTCCACCTTTCACTGGCAGGCTTCCTGCTGGTCTATTTCCCCTTCTCGCAGCTGATGCACGCGGCGGGCGCCCTGGTCAACCGGGCCATGCTGATGGAGGCGGCCCCCACCTTCCCCACGCCGAAGGACAAACACCCCCGCTCCCCCTTTGCCGAAAAACGCGCACCCGGGGAGGAGTCCCGGCAATGA
- a CDS encoding TOBE domain-containing protein, which yields MKTDKSKLNISGNLWFNRDDSKFLGTDRIRLLEKIDELGSITKAAKAAGICYKTAWDTVSAINNLAEKPLVDSLTGGKGGGGTRLTAEGKEIVTQFNLIQRELRRHLERLEEKLGNTDSLCSFLRRNSMRISARNIFYGTISAITTNSVTAEVTLTLKGDVKLTSVITNGAVENLGLTTGMDAYAIVKASSVMIGSDLHNSRFSARNLFRGTIVRIIEGEVNCEVDLEINGGTIISATITRDSVNELELKEGSRACALFKASDVLLGTA from the coding sequence ATGAAAACAGACAAGAGCAAACTCAACATCTCCGGCAACCTCTGGTTCAACCGGGATGATAGTAAATTCCTGGGAACGGATCGCATCAGGCTCCTGGAGAAGATCGACGAACTGGGATCGATCACCAAGGCGGCCAAGGCGGCGGGCATCTGCTACAAGACCGCCTGGGACACGGTCAGCGCCATCAACAACCTGGCTGAAAAGCCGCTGGTGGACAGCCTGACCGGAGGCAAGGGGGGCGGCGGCACCAGACTGACCGCCGAGGGAAAGGAAATCGTCACGCAGTTCAACCTGATTCAGCGGGAATTGCGCAGACACCTGGAAAGACTTGAGGAAAAACTGGGCAACACCGACAGCCTGTGCAGTTTTCTGCGGAGAAATTCCATGAGGATCAGCGCGCGCAACATCTTCTACGGCACCATCAGCGCCATCACCACAAACAGCGTCACTGCCGAGGTAACCCTGACGCTAAAGGGAGACGTCAAGCTGACATCGGTGATCACCAACGGCGCCGTGGAGAACCTGGGGCTGACAACCGGTATGGACGCCTATGCCATCGTGAAGGCAAGTTCGGTCATGATCGGCAGCGACCTGCATAACAGCAGATTCAGCGCCCGCAACCTGTTCCGCGGCACCATCGTTCGCATCATCGAGGGGGAGGTGAACTGCGAGGTAGACCTTGAGATCAACGGCGGCACCATCATCAGCGCCACCATCACCCGCGACAGCGTCAACGAACTGGAACTTAAGGAGGGTAGCCGCGCCTGCGCGCTGTTCAAGGCATCCGACGTTCTCTTGGGAACAGCCTGA
- a CDS encoding amino acid kinase family protein has translation MAGRHEIQNKLKGETLVRKSLTGRRAGIESLRLVPDLNVVKIGGHGTIDYGREVVLPLMEEIGELSLEHKMLIVTGGGVRVRHILDIGIDLGMPTGVLAELAAKISEQNAEIVTLLLSKWHGSRVKPGDLLDLPTMLHLGLLPVIHGTPPYGLYEHPAEYGLIPPHRTDTGALLMAEVLGAKNCILVKNVDGLYTEDPRINPKAELIEDITVAELLKLDMEDLVLERKMLNLLPDMINVKEIKIVNGHKRGNIGRAIRGEKVGTVIRV, from the coding sequence ATGGCAGGACGACATGAAATTCAGAACAAACTCAAAGGCGAGACCCTGGTCCGCAAGAGCCTGACCGGCAGGCGCGCCGGCATCGAGTCGCTCAGGCTCGTGCCGGATCTGAACGTGGTCAAGATCGGCGGACATGGGACCATCGACTACGGCCGCGAGGTGGTGCTTCCGCTGATGGAGGAGATCGGCGAGCTGTCGCTGGAGCACAAGATGCTGATCGTCACCGGCGGCGGGGTGCGGGTGCGCCACATCCTGGACATCGGCATCGACCTGGGCATGCCCACCGGCGTGCTGGCCGAACTGGCCGCAAAAATCAGTGAGCAGAACGCCGAGATCGTCACCCTGCTGCTCTCCAAATGGCACGGCTCGCGGGTGAAACCGGGCGACCTGCTGGATCTGCCCACCATGTTGCACCTGGGGCTTTTGCCCGTAATCCACGGCACTCCTCCCTACGGACTCTACGAGCATCCGGCAGAGTACGGCCTGATCCCGCCCCACCGCACCGACACCGGCGCCCTGCTCATGGCCGAGGTGCTGGGTGCCAAGAACTGCATCCTGGTGAAGAACGTGGACGGTCTGTACACCGAAGACCCGCGGATAAACCCCAAGGCGGAGCTGATCGAGGACATCACCGTGGCCGAACTGCTCAAACTGGACATGGAAGACCTGGTGCTGGAACGCAAGATGCTCAACCTGCTGCCGGACATGATCAACGTCAAGGAGATCAAGATCGTCAACGGCCACAAACGGGGCAACATCGGCCGGGCAATCCGGGGCGAGAAGGTGGGCACGGTCATCAGGGTTTAA
- a CDS encoding benzoate-CoA ligase family protein — protein MYTDNAAAMLLERNRERHPDKAAFLCGERSLSYRELERYSRLFALLLRERGISPGERVLILLPDSLAFPVAFLGCLLAGVTAVVAGTALTREQFEHILNDSGSRLLVTDPRLPSPLPPEQSRVGLLVCDDRDRFEPPEGHDGEFAADVPPADRIAYMQYSSGSTGVPKGIPHRHRDLLIPCDLVGREILGLSEQDRIFSASKFSFAYGLINSLAFPLFFGATAILIPDKPDAAAILELMERHRPSVFFSVPTVYSQLILSCGSDRLELSLRLCYSAGEALPAAIFHEWHRLTGLELLDGIGSTEMSYIYISNRPGRARPGSAGQAVPGYRIRLVDEDGRAVPSGTVGTLLVKGPTSCPCYWNLPDKSGETMLPDGFLRSGDLFLERDGFYYHQGRNDDMIKAGAQLVSPLPVEEALLSHPSVAECAVVALSVGGLVRPGAFVIPSPEVQGNPALARRLRAHLLERLPEYMCPVSFTFVEQLPRTPTGKIQRFRLREPAQPKGA, from the coding sequence ATGTACACCGACAATGCCGCTGCCATGCTGCTGGAGCGCAACCGGGAACGCCACCCGGACAAGGCCGCCTTTCTCTGCGGTGAGCGTTCCCTCTCCTACCGGGAGTTGGAGCGGTACAGCCGCCTTTTCGCCCTGCTGCTGCGGGAGCGGGGTATTTCACCGGGAGAACGGGTGCTGATCCTGCTCCCCGACAGCCTGGCTTTCCCGGTGGCCTTCCTCGGCTGCCTGCTGGCCGGGGTGACGGCGGTGGTCGCAGGCACCGCCCTTACCCGGGAACAGTTCGAGCACATCTTGAACGACAGTGGCAGTCGCCTGCTGGTGACCGATCCCCGGCTCCCCTCCCCGCTCCCGCCGGAACAGAGCCGGGTCGGCCTGCTCGTCTGCGACGATAGGGACAGATTCGAACCACCCGAGGGGCACGACGGGGAGTTCGCGGCGGACGTTCCTCCGGCCGACCGGATCGCCTACATGCAGTACAGCTCCGGCTCCACCGGAGTACCCAAGGGGATCCCCCACCGCCACCGGGATCTGCTGATCCCCTGCGACCTGGTGGGCAGGGAGATCCTGGGGCTCAGCGAACAGGACCGCATCTTCTCGGCAAGCAAGTTCTCCTTTGCCTACGGCCTGATCAACAGCCTGGCCTTCCCGCTCTTCTTCGGGGCAACGGCGATCCTCATTCCGGACAAGCCGGACGCGGCCGCCATTCTGGAGCTAATGGAGCGCCACCGGCCGAGCGTCTTCTTCTCCGTGCCCACGGTCTACTCCCAGCTGATCCTCTCCTGCGGCTCCGACCGCCTGGAACTCTCCCTGCGACTCTGCTACTCCGCCGGCGAGGCCCTGCCGGCAGCCATCTTCCACGAGTGGCACCGCCTGACCGGGCTTGAGCTGCTGGACGGCATCGGCTCCACCGAAATGTCCTACATCTACATTTCCAACCGCCCCGGCCGGGCCAGGCCCGGTTCCGCCGGCCAGGCGGTGCCCGGCTACCGGATCAGGCTGGTGGACGAGGACGGCAGGGCGGTGCCCTCCGGAACAGTGGGCACCCTGCTGGTCAAGGGGCCGACCAGCTGCCCCTGCTACTGGAACCTGCCGGACAAAAGCGGCGAGACCATGCTCCCCGACGGTTTCCTGCGCAGTGGCGACCTGTTCCTGGAACGGGACGGTTTCTACTACCACCAGGGACGCAACGACGATATGATCAAGGCCGGCGCCCAGTTGGTCTCGCCGCTGCCGGTGGAGGAGGCGCTCCTGAGTCACCCCAGCGTGGCCGAATGCGCCGTGGTAGCCCTATCCGTGGGCGGCCTGGTCAGGCCGGGGGCCTTCGTGATACCATCCCCCGAGGTCCAGGGGAACCCGGCACTGGCGCGCCGCCTGCGCGCCCATCTGCTGGAGCGGCTGCCGGAGTACATGTGTCCGGTCAGCTTCACCTTCGTGGAACAGCTTCCCCGTACACCCACCGGCAAGATCCAGCGTTTTCGGCTGCGAGAACCGGCTCAACCGAAAGGAGCATAG